CCCCGCTGGACTGGCTGGCCCCGCCGTTCTTCCGCGCCGCCGAGTACGGCACGGTCCTGATACTCGCGGCCAAAGCCGATGTGAACGGGGCGCTGCCCGCGGCTTTCGGGCTGGTGTCGGCGGTCGCCTACCATCACTACGACACGGTGTACCGCATCAAGGGCGGCGCCGGTGCGCCCCCGCGCCGGCTCGTGCGGGCGATCGGCGGCCAAGAAGGCAGGACCCTCGTGGTCGCGCTGGCCGCCACCCTGCTGTCCACCACCGATTTCACCGTCGCGCTCACGGCACTCGCCGTGGCCGTGGCACTCGTGGTGCTCGTCGAGAGCATCCGCTTCTGGGTCGCCGCCGAGAAACAGGGCGCACCCGCCGTACACGATGAAGGAGAACCCGCATGATCGGCCTCGTCCTTGCGGCAGGCGCCGGACGGCGTCTGCGTCCCTACACGGACACCCTGCCCAAGGCCCTGGTGCCCGTCGATGGTGAGACCACCATCCTCGACCTGACGCTCGGCAACTTCGCCGAGATCGGTCTCACCGAGGTCGCGATCATCGTCGGCTACAAGAAGGAAGCCGTCTACGACCGCAAGGCGGACCTGGAGGCGAAGTACGGCCTCAAGCTGACGCTGATCGACAACGACAAGGCCGAGGAGTGGAACAACGCCTACTCCCTGTGGTGCGGGCGTGACGCCATCAAGCACGACGTGATCCTCGCCAACGGCGACACCGTGCACCCGGTCTCCGTGGAGAAGACGCTGCTCGCCGCCCGCGGCAACGGCCAGAAGATCATCCTCGCCCTCGACACGGTGAAGCAGCTCGCCGACGAGGAGATGAAGGTCATCGTGGACGACGCCAAGGGTGTCCAGAAGATCACGAAGCTGATGGACCCGGCGACGGCCACCGGTGAGTACATCGGCGTCACCCTCATCGAGGGCTCCGCCGCCGACGAGCTCGCCGACGCCCTGAAGACCACCTTCGAGCGCGACCCCGACCTCTACTACGAGGACGGCTACCAGGAGCTCGTCAACCGCGGCTTCAAGGTCGACGTGGCCCCGATCGGCGACGTCAAGTGGGTCGAGATCGACAACCACGAAGACCTCGCCAAGGGCCGGGAGATCGCGTGCCAGTACTGACGAGGCTCATCCCCTCGCCGGTCGTCGTCGACATCCGGCCGGGGGCGCTCGACGACCTGGCCGGTGTCCTCGCCGACCAGCGGATCTGCTCGTCGACCGGCAAGCTCGCCATCGCCATCAGCGGCGGCTCCGGCGCGGTGCTCCGCGAGCGGCTCATGCCGTCGCTGGGCGGCGCCGAGTGGTTCGAGGTCGGCGGCGGCACGCTCGACGACGCCATCAAGCTCGGCGAGGACATCCGCAAGTCGGGGCGGTACGACGCGATCGTCGGCCTCGGCGGCGGCAAGATCATCGACTGTGCCAAGTTCGCCGCGGCGCGCGTGGGCCTGCCGCTGGTCGCCGTCGCGACGAACCTGTCGCACGACGGCCTCTGCTCGCCGGTCGCGACGCTCGACAACGACGCGGGCCGCGGCTCGTACGGCGTGCCGAACCCCATCGCGGTCGTCATCGACCTCGATGTGATCCGTGAGGCGCCCGTCCGTTTCGTCCGCTCCGGCATCGGCGACGCGCTGTCCAACATCTCGGCGATCCGGGACTGGGAGCTCGCCGCCCGCGAGCGCGGCGAGGACATCGACGGCCTCGCGGCCGCCATGGCCCGCCAGGCCGGCGAGGCCGTGCTCCGCCACCCCGGCGGCGTCGGCGACGACGGTTTCCTCCAGGTCCTTGCCGAGGGTCTGGTCCTCACCGGCATCGCCATGTCGATCTCGGGCGACTCCCGCCCGGCGTCCGGCGCCTGCCACGAGATCAACCACGCCTTCGACCTGCTCTTCCCCAAGCGCGCCGCAAGCCACGGCGAGCAGTGCGGCCTGGGCGCGGCCTTCGCGATGCACCTGCGCGGTGCCCACGAGGAGTCGGCGTTCATGGCCCAGGTGCTGCGCCGCCACGGCCTGCCCGTGCTGCCGGAGGAGATCGGTTTCACCGTGGACGAGTTCGTGCAGGTCGTGGAGTTCGCTCCGCAGACCCGCCCGGGCCGCTACACGATCCTCGAACACCTCGACCTCTCCACCGACCAGATCAGGGACGCATACGCCGACTATGCAAAAGCCATCGGTAGCTGAGCTCCGCCCGGTTGTTCACCCCCCGGGGGTGAAGGACCGGCACAGCGGCGAACACTGGGCCGGCCGGCTCTACATGCGCGAGGTCTCCCTGCGCATCGACCGGCACCTGGTGAACACGCGGGTCACGCCCAACCAGCTGACCTACGTGATGACCGTCGCCGGCGCCCTCGCCGCCCCGGCCCTGCTGGTGCCCGGCATCACGGGCGCCGTGCTCGGCGTGGTCGCGGTCCAGCTCTACCTGCTGCTCGACTGCGTGGACGGCGAGATCGCCCGCTGGAAGAAGCAGTACTCGATGTCCGGGGTCTATCTGGACCGGGTCGCCGCCTACCTGTGCGACGCCGCGGTCCTGGTCGGCTTCGGCCTGCGCGCCGCCGACATATGGGGCTCGGGACGCATCGACTGGCTGTGGGCCTTCCTCGGCACCCTGGCCGCACTCGGCGCGATCCTGATCAAGGCCGAGACCGACCTCGTCGGCGTCGCCCGGCACCAGACGGGCAAGGAGCCGGTCAAGGAGTCCGCGGCCGAGCCGCGCTCCTCCGGCATGGCGCTGGCCCGCAGGGCCGCCGCCGCGCTGAAGTTCCACCGGCTCATCCTCGGGGTCGAGGCGTCCCTGCTGATCCTGGTCATCGCGTTCATCGACCAGGCACGCGGCGACCTGTTCTTCTCGCGCCTCGGTGTGGCGGTGCTCGCGGGCATCGCGATGCTGCAGACCCTGCTGCACCTCGTGTCCATCCTCGTATCGAGCAGGTTGAAGTGAGCACCCCGAGCACCCCGAGCCCTTCGGCGGAGAAGCTGAAGGTCGGCGCCGTCATCATCACGATGGGCAACCGGCCGCAGGAGCTGCGGGCCCTCCTCGACTCGGTCGCCAAGCAGGAGGGCGACCCGGTCGAGGTGGTCGTGGTCGGCAACGGCGCCCCCGTGCCCGAGGTCCCCGAAGGCGTACGCACCGTCGAGCTGCCGGAGAACCTCGGCATCCCCGGCGGCCGCAACGTCGGCATCGAG
The sequence above is a segment of the Streptomyces sp. Je 1-369 genome. Coding sequences within it:
- a CDS encoding iron-containing alcohol dehydrogenase family protein, with the translated sequence MPVLTRLIPSPVVVDIRPGALDDLAGVLADQRICSSTGKLAIAISGGSGAVLRERLMPSLGGAEWFEVGGGTLDDAIKLGEDIRKSGRYDAIVGLGGGKIIDCAKFAAARVGLPLVAVATNLSHDGLCSPVATLDNDAGRGSYGVPNPIAVVIDLDVIREAPVRFVRSGIGDALSNISAIRDWELAARERGEDIDGLAAAMARQAGEAVLRHPGGVGDDGFLQVLAEGLVLTGIAMSISGDSRPASGACHEINHAFDLLFPKRAASHGEQCGLGAAFAMHLRGAHEESAFMAQVLRRHGLPVLPEEIGFTVDEFVQVVEFAPQTRPGRYTILEHLDLSTDQIRDAYADYAKAIGS
- a CDS encoding phosphocholine cytidylyltransferase family protein, producing the protein MIGLVLAAGAGRRLRPYTDTLPKALVPVDGETTILDLTLGNFAEIGLTEVAIIVGYKKEAVYDRKADLEAKYGLKLTLIDNDKAEEWNNAYSLWCGRDAIKHDVILANGDTVHPVSVEKTLLAARGNGQKIILALDTVKQLADEEMKVIVDDAKGVQKITKLMDPATATGEYIGVTLIEGSAADELADALKTTFERDPDLYYEDGYQELVNRGFKVDVAPIGDVKWVEIDNHEDLAKGREIACQY
- a CDS encoding CDP-alcohol phosphatidyltransferase family protein, translated to MQKPSVAELRPVVHPPGVKDRHSGEHWAGRLYMREVSLRIDRHLVNTRVTPNQLTYVMTVAGALAAPALLVPGITGAVLGVVAVQLYLLLDCVDGEIARWKKQYSMSGVYLDRVAAYLCDAAVLVGFGLRAADIWGSGRIDWLWAFLGTLAALGAILIKAETDLVGVARHQTGKEPVKESAAEPRSSGMALARRAAAALKFHRLILGVEASLLILVIAFIDQARGDLFFSRLGVAVLAGIAMLQTLLHLVSILVSSRLK